One part of the Cyclobacteriaceae bacterium genome encodes these proteins:
- a CDS encoding SET domain-containing protein — protein sequence MALLEKHLIVKKSTLPNAGKGLFTKVAIPKGTRIVEYKGKITTWKEVKDDDGKNGYIFYVKRYHVIDAWKTERHLARYANDAKGLSKIKGITNNCDYVTDGLKAYIESKKNIPAGAEIFVDYGPDYWKTIRENITLAKKEKRIEKKSKGKQKKHYKRKTAKRVDTHHAH from the coding sequence ATGGCACTACTGGAGAAACACCTCATTGTAAAAAAATCAACCTTACCCAATGCCGGCAAAGGCTTGTTTACCAAAGTGGCCATTCCTAAAGGAACCCGAATTGTTGAATATAAAGGCAAGATTACCACATGGAAGGAGGTGAAAGATGACGATGGAAAGAATGGTTATATCTTTTATGTGAAGCGATACCATGTTATTGATGCCTGGAAAACCGAACGCCACCTGGCCCGTTACGCCAATGATGCCAAGGGCCTATCAAAAATCAAAGGCATTACCAACAACTGCGACTACGTTACCGATGGCTTAAAGGCTTATATCGAATCAAAAAAGAATATTCCTGCCGGGGCCGAAATTTTTGTTGACTACGGGCCCGACTACTGGAAGACTATCCGTGAAAACATAACCCTGGCCAAAAAGGAAAAGCGGATTGAAAAGAAATCAAAGGGGAAGCAGAAAAAGCATTATAAACGAAAAACTGCCAAACGTGTTGATACGCATCATGCGCACTAA